The following proteins are co-located in the Micromonospora coriariae genome:
- a CDS encoding glycosyltransferase family 2 protein — protein MRLSVVVPCFNEEASVEGLHRAVTAALAELSDVDVEVVYVDDGSADGTLVALRRLAAADPSVRYTSLSRNFGKEAAMLAGLERATGDAVVIMDADLQHPPRLLPEMVALYRQGFDQVIARRDRHGDRFLRMLASRSFYRVVNWWIDVRLLDGAGDFRLLSRLAVDAVLAMPEYNRFSKGLFSWIGFRTVVVAHRNETRRAGRSRWTFGKLFNYGFDGLLSFNNRPLRLAIYGGLFLTLIALGYMIWVVADAVEKGIDVPGYTTIIVSVIGLGGIQMMILGVIGEYIGRIYYETKRRPHYLVQETEDLLTENGQAPRVPARPVDPVRQRMPAREDPTRHEGLRRAADRSVRGDAP, from the coding sequence GTGCGGCTGTCGGTAGTGGTGCCCTGTTTCAACGAGGAAGCGTCGGTGGAAGGGCTGCACCGGGCGGTGACCGCCGCGCTGGCCGAGCTGTCCGACGTCGATGTCGAGGTGGTCTACGTCGACGACGGGAGCGCGGACGGCACCCTCGTGGCGCTGCGCCGGCTGGCCGCCGCCGACCCGTCGGTGCGGTACACGTCGCTGAGCCGGAACTTCGGCAAGGAGGCGGCGATGCTGGCCGGTCTGGAGCGCGCCACCGGGGACGCGGTGGTCATCATGGACGCCGACCTGCAGCACCCGCCGCGACTGCTGCCTGAGATGGTGGCGCTGTACCGCCAGGGGTTCGACCAGGTGATCGCCCGCCGGGACCGGCATGGTGACCGGTTCCTGCGGATGCTCGCCTCGCGGTCCTTCTACCGGGTGGTCAACTGGTGGATCGACGTGCGGCTGCTGGACGGCGCGGGCGACTTCCGGCTGCTGTCCCGGCTCGCGGTGGACGCCGTGCTGGCCATGCCCGAGTACAACCGGTTCTCCAAGGGACTGTTCTCCTGGATCGGGTTCCGGACGGTCGTGGTCGCGCACCGCAACGAGACGCGTCGGGCCGGTCGGAGCCGGTGGACGTTCGGCAAGCTCTTCAACTACGGGTTCGACGGTCTCCTGTCGTTCAACAACCGGCCGCTGCGACTGGCCATCTACGGCGGGCTGTTCCTCACCCTGATCGCGCTGGGATACATGATCTGGGTGGTCGCCGACGCCGTCGAGAAGGGCATCGACGTCCCCGGCTACACCACAATCATCGTCAGCGTGATCGGTCTCGGCGGGATCCAGATGATGATCCTCGGCGTCATCGGGGAGTACATCGGCCGGATCTACTACGAGACCAAACGCCGGCCGCACTACCTGGTCCAGGAGACGGAGGACCTGCTGACGGAGAACGGGCAGGCTCCGCGCGTGCCGGCCCGGCCGGTGGACCCCGTCCGGCAGCGGATGCCGGCCCGCGAGGATCCCACCCGGCACGAGGGCCTCCGTCGCGCCGCCGACCGGTCGGTGCGGGGCGACGCGCCGTAG